A region from the Manihot esculenta cultivar AM560-2 chromosome 13, M.esculenta_v8, whole genome shotgun sequence genome encodes:
- the LOC110607466 gene encoding trans-resveratrol di-O-methyltransferase, with amino-acid sequence MINLGDAELLEAQAHVWNHIFNFINSMSLKCAVQLGIPDVIQRHGKPISLSHLISALPVHPAKSRCIPRLMRILVHSGFFARAKISENDEEEGYVLTNASQLLLKDNPLSVTPFLMAMLDPILTGPWHYMSTWFLNDDVTPFNTAHGKTFWEYLGHEPNLNNFFNEAMASDARLVTQVLINEFKGVFEGLKSLVDVGGGTGTLAKAIAKSFPDLDCTVFDLPHVVAGLQGTHNLKYVGGDMFDEIPPTDAILLKWILHDWSDEECVKILKRCKEAIKGRGGKLIIIDMMIENHKRDDDFPETQLFFDMLMMVLLTGKERNEKEWAKLFSDAGFSYHKISPVLGLRSIIEVYP; translated from the exons ATGATTAATTTGGGTGATGCTGAGCTTCTTGAAGCTCAAGCACATGTATGGAATCACATCTTCAATTTCATCAACTCCATGTCCCTTAAATGTGCAGTTCAATTAGGAATCCCAGATGTAATCCAGCGCCATGGCAAACCCATCTCCCTTTCCCACCTCATTTCTGCTTTGCCTGTCCACCCAGCCAAATCTCGTTGCATCCCTCGCCTAATGCGCATTTTGGTTCACTCTGGCTTTTTTGCTCGAGCAAAAATCAGTGaaaatgatgaagaagaagggtATGTTCTCACCAATGCATCTCAGCTCCTCCTCAAGGACAACCCCTTGAGTGTGACACCATTCTTGATGGCCATGCTTGATCCTATTTTAACAGGACCATGGCATTATATGAGCACTTGGTTCCTAAACGACGATGTTACTCCATTTAATACAGCTCATGGGAAGACATTTTGGGAGTATCTTGGACACGAACCGAATCTCAACAATTTCTTTAACGAAGCAATGGCTAGTGATGCTAGGCTGGTTACGCAAGTGCTGATCAATGAGTTCAAGGGGGTGTTCGAGGGGTTGAAGTCATTAGTTGATGTTGGTGGTGGAACAGGGACTCTGGCCAAAGCCATAGCTAAATCATTCCCCGATTTGGATTGCACTGTGTTTGATCTCCCACATGTAGTGGCTGGTCTGCAAGGCACTCACAACTTGAAATATGTTGGAGGCGACATGTTTGATGAAATTCCTCCTACCGATGCAATTTTACTCAAG TGGATATTGCATGACTGGAGTGACGAAGAATGTGTGAAGATACTGAAGAGATGCAAAGAAGCCATTAAAGGCAGAGGAGGGAAGTTGATTATCATAGACATGATGATAGAGAACCACAAAAGAGATGATGACTTCCCTGAAACACAACTCTTCTTTGATATGCTGATGATGGTCTTACTTACTGGTAAAGAGAGGAATGAAAAAGAATGggcaaaactcttttctgatgCTGGTTTTAGTTATCATAAGATAAGCCCCGTGCTGGGTTTAAGATCCATCATTGAAGTTTATCCTTAG